A segment of the Collimonas fungivorans genome:
TTCCGGGTTCTGGAGGCGATATGAACCTGAGCAATTTCGGCATGGACAGCATCACCCTGGCCGGCCCGCTGGAATCGAAACTGAGCGCTTCCAAGGCTGCCGGATTTTCACAGATCATGTTGTGGGCCAAGGACCTGGCCGGCCATCCCGGCGGTCTGGAACAGGCGGTGCGGCTGGTCAAGGCCAGCGGAATCCGCGTCACCGGGATCCAGGTCATGCGCGATTTCGAAGGTTTGTCCGGCCCCTTGCATGAATACAAGCTGGATATCGCCAAGAACATGCTGCAGGTGTGCCAGGCAGTCGGCGCGCCGCTGCTGATGGTGTGCTCCAGCACTTCCAGCCATGCCAGCGGCGAACTGCCGCTGATCGCGCGCCACCTGGCCAAGCTGGCGACGCTGGCGGTGCCGCTCGGCGTGCGTGTCGGCTATGAAGCGTTGTCCTGGGGCCGCCACGTCAATCAGTATGCGCAGTCGTGGGAAGCGGTGGAACTGGCCGATCACGCCA
Coding sequences within it:
- a CDS encoding sugar phosphate isomerase/epimerase family protein; the protein is MNLSNFGMDSITLAGPLESKLSASKAAGFSQIMLWAKDLAGHPGGLEQAVRLVKASGIRVTGIQVMRDFEGLSGPLHEYKLDIAKNMLQVCQAVGAPLLMVCSSTSSHASGELPLIARHLAKLATLAVPLGVRVGYEALSWGRHVNQYAQSWEAVELADHANLGVVLDSFHMLANQADLDGLQDIPSEKIALVQLSDFMWRDIRSAEERLDTARHLRVFPGEGAHSKELSELLRRLDRGGYRGDYSFEVFNDDYLQLSPDIVARRAHRAAKWVTDQVLRRSLQVRQPTAGHPTMA